From the Pseudodesulfovibrio alkaliphilus genome, one window contains:
- a CDS encoding ABC transporter ATP-binding protein, with protein MKALATVRKILSNDRHATRLLVRALVCASLGSLMLPIPIVVIWKMFTLFHAGETAQSFLGLGGVAFAAIVAYSVLTVGASANAHRAAFGLSTTISTALVEHIGRVPLHWLANISNGELKKRMSHDVNQIENFIAHNLTDLVAAVTLPSVTIPILFFVNWQLALIMLLIIVAASFVQFRAMTAMHKSNLMQEYFSAMGTLHGDAVEYVQGMPDIKIFNRSEESLSRMQVSINRFKEIQTKGRKLTLRPWTIFTTALSMPFAVLAVAGAYLHKYHQLPFEDVILFIVLGVVTFVPFKRLMRFVTFLWRASTGYSSVNQLLAVDVDQVGDRHRSEVLSADLAVNGLNVSYGDKQVLHDISFTAKEGTVTAIVGPSGAGKSTLAAAIAGLERIQGGTVTVGGIPLRDFAPGELSKVMSVVYQKPFVFSGTVRENICLGSESSSDEAMREAAAMVQCDTLINSFPDGYETRIGAGGSVYLSGGQTQRLALARMALRNAPVVLLDEATAFADPESEATIQKGLSNFLSDKTVLVIAHRLPSIARADNILVLDNGRIVESGTHETLMAKGALYSSMWNAYHTARSWMLTTDTASDIPHHNNQGRPEC; from the coding sequence ATGAAGGCCTTAGCGACTGTAAGAAAGATTCTCTCCAACGATAGACATGCGACCAGACTCCTTGTCAGAGCGCTGGTCTGCGCCTCCCTGGGCTCACTGATGCTGCCAATTCCCATCGTTGTGATATGGAAGATGTTCACCCTGTTTCATGCAGGTGAAACCGCCCAGTCCTTCCTTGGACTGGGAGGGGTGGCCTTTGCAGCCATCGTCGCCTATTCGGTTCTCACCGTTGGGGCCTCGGCCAATGCCCACAGGGCGGCGTTCGGCCTCTCCACCACCATAAGCACAGCTCTCGTCGAGCACATCGGCCGCGTCCCGCTGCACTGGCTGGCCAACATCAGCAACGGCGAGCTGAAGAAAAGGATGAGCCACGATGTCAACCAGATCGAGAACTTCATAGCACACAACCTGACCGACCTTGTGGCTGCCGTGACCCTCCCCTCGGTCACGATACCCATCCTTTTTTTCGTCAACTGGCAGTTGGCCCTCATCATGCTGCTCATCATCGTGGCGGCAAGTTTCGTTCAGTTTCGCGCCATGACGGCCATGCACAAGAGCAACCTGATGCAGGAATATTTCAGCGCCATGGGCACACTCCACGGCGATGCCGTGGAATACGTGCAGGGCATGCCCGACATCAAGATATTCAACAGGTCCGAGGAATCCCTCTCCCGCATGCAGGTCTCAATCAACAGGTTCAAGGAAATACAGACAAAAGGCAGGAAGCTGACCTTGCGCCCGTGGACGATCTTCACCACAGCCCTCTCCATGCCCTTTGCCGTGCTCGCTGTAGCCGGAGCCTATCTGCACAAGTACCACCAACTGCCGTTTGAGGATGTCATCCTCTTCATCGTTCTCGGCGTGGTCACCTTTGTTCCCTTCAAACGCCTGATGCGCTTCGTCACCTTTCTCTGGCGCGCGAGCACCGGCTACTCCAGCGTGAACCAGCTTCTGGCAGTGGACGTGGACCAGGTCGGGGACAGGCACCGCTCCGAAGTGCTGTCCGCAGACCTTGCCGTCAACGGGCTCAATGTCAGCTACGGGGATAAACAGGTGCTGCACGATATCAGCTTCACCGCCAAGGAAGGCACGGTCACGGCCATTGTCGGCCCGAGCGGCGCAGGCAAAAGCACTCTGGCTGCAGCCATAGCAGGTCTTGAACGGATTCAGGGCGGCACGGTCACGGTCGGGGGTATTCCATTGCGCGATTTTGCTCCGGGCGAACTGTCCAAGGTGATGTCGGTCGTCTACCAGAAGCCCTTCGTCTTTTCCGGCACGGTCCGGGAAAACATCTGCCTCGGGTCGGAGAGCTCCTCGGATGAGGCCATGCGCGAAGCGGCCGCAATGGTCCAGTGCGACACGCTCATCAACAGCTTCCCCGATGGATACGAGACACGGATCGGAGCCGGGGGATCGGTCTATCTGAGCGGCGGACAGACGCAGAGGCTGGCCCTTGCCCGCATGGCGCTGCGCAATGCCCCGGTCGTGCTGCTGGATGAGGCGACCGCCTTTGCCGACCCGGAAAGCGAAGCAACCATACAAAAGGGACTCTCCAATTTCCTCTCGGACAAGACGGTCCTGGTCATCGCCCATCGACTGCCGTCAATTGCCAGGGCTGACAATATCCTGGTCCTCGACAACGGCCGGATCGTCGAATCGGGAACTCACGAAACCCTCATGGCAAAGGGCGCACTTTATTCAAGCATGTGGAACGCCTACCACACCGCCCGCAGCTGGATGCTCACGACGGATACCGCCTCGGATATCCCCCATCACAACAATCAAGGACGCCCCGAATGCTGA
- a CDS encoding ABC transporter ATP-binding protein, with the protein MLKTLRLTVDSVSAFIGPTALSFFAQFSQGLAYLACFFLLASVLDGQFSDMELTLYSALLLLAVISFYCTFYAFSSLSLKQGYALAAALRDKLAKHMKTLPLASFRKHDTATLSGNFLHDMMETELVYSTYIYDIVATASIIVIFGGAFLGVDTTLGLVVLGTSLAAFPVLLYSIRQVERDSKTMVQGRALADKTLLEYLNGIGELKATGMTGTRFTPWVKANDRYKTFNLAAEIRFGKLGYCYLALLEFSFVITMLAAAYLYIESSISLTVFLFFMLLCGRYYEPMLEISMLLSEVRYCFASVKRIASTLDEKPLPYAPGFAEPRSHEVSFDSVHFAYGEREVLHDISFTMPEGTVTALVGESGSGKTTTANLLLRFMDVCSGSIRIGGTDVRTFAQEDLYKRFSVVFQDVYLFNDTIMNNIRIAKPSATDEEVIEAAKQSCCHEFIMELERQYETCAGEKGARLSGGERQRIAIARAILKDAPLLILDEATASVDPQNELQIQQGLTNLTRGKTLLVIAHRLSTIQKAHQILVLKSGAVAERGTHTELLAQQGIYDNLWKQQNELRSWTLT; encoded by the coding sequence ATGCTGAAGACACTTCGCCTGACCGTGGATTCCGTATCCGCATTCATCGGCCCCACGGCTCTGAGCTTTTTTGCGCAGTTCTCACAGGGATTGGCCTATCTGGCATGCTTCTTCCTCCTTGCCTCGGTGCTGGACGGACAATTCTCCGACATGGAACTCACCCTGTACAGCGCTCTTCTGCTCCTGGCTGTCATCTCATTCTATTGTACCTTCTACGCTTTTTCTTCGCTGTCGCTGAAGCAAGGCTACGCGCTGGCAGCCGCCCTGCGCGACAAGCTGGCCAAACACATGAAAACCCTCCCGCTCGCTTCTTTCAGGAAGCACGACACCGCCACCCTCAGCGGCAACTTTCTCCACGACATGATGGAAACGGAGCTTGTCTACAGCACTTACATCTACGACATCGTCGCCACGGCCAGCATCATCGTGATCTTCGGCGGTGCCTTCCTCGGCGTTGACACCACCCTCGGGCTCGTGGTGCTGGGCACATCCCTCGCGGCATTCCCCGTTCTCCTCTATTCCATTCGCCAGGTCGAGCGCGACTCGAAAACCATGGTGCAAGGCCGCGCCCTGGCGGACAAGACCTTGCTCGAATACCTAAACGGAATAGGGGAGCTGAAGGCCACCGGGATGACCGGGACACGCTTCACTCCGTGGGTAAAGGCCAACGACAGATACAAGACGTTCAACCTCGCGGCGGAGATCAGGTTCGGGAAGCTGGGCTACTGCTATCTGGCCCTTCTCGAATTCTCGTTCGTCATCACGATGCTGGCGGCCGCCTACCTGTACATCGAATCCTCAATCAGTCTGACCGTCTTTCTGTTTTTCATGCTGCTTTGCGGACGATACTACGAACCCATGCTTGAAATCAGCATGCTGCTGTCCGAAGTCCGATATTGCTTTGCCTCGGTCAAACGAATCGCATCCACATTGGACGAAAAGCCCCTCCCCTATGCGCCGGGGTTCGCTGAGCCCAGGTCGCATGAGGTATCCTTTGACAGCGTCCACTTTGCCTACGGAGAAAGAGAGGTCCTGCACGATATTTCCTTCACCATGCCCGAAGGGACCGTGACCGCCCTGGTGGGAGAGTCCGGCAGCGGCAAGACCACGACCGCCAACCTCCTGCTCCGTTTCATGGACGTATGCTCCGGAAGCATCCGAATCGGCGGCACAGACGTTCGGACCTTTGCTCAGGAAGACCTCTACAAACGCTTCAGTGTAGTATTTCAGGACGTCTATCTGTTTAACGACACCATCATGAACAACATCCGCATCGCCAAACCAAGCGCCACAGACGAAGAGGTCATCGAGGCCGCAAAACAATCCTGCTGCCATGAGTTCATCATGGAGCTTGAGCGGCAATACGAAACCTGTGCGGGAGAAAAGGGCGCAAGACTGTCGGGAGGCGAGCGGCAACGCATAGCCATAGCCCGCGCAATTCTGAAGGATGCCCCCCTCCTCATCCTCGATGAGGCTACGGCGTCTGTGGACCCGCAGAACGAATTGCAGATACAGCAGGGGCTGACCAACCTCACCCGGGGGAAAACCTTGCTGGTCATCGCGCACAGGCTTTCAACCATCCAGAAGGCGCACCAGATACTGGTACTTAAAAGCGGCGCTGTCGCCGAAAGAGGAACGCACACAGAACTGCTGGCGCAACAAGGCATTTACGACAATTTGTGGAAGCAGCAAAACGAGCTTCGCTCATGGACACTTACCTGA
- a CDS encoding helix-turn-helix domain-containing protein: MGIDLASGKREAFSNFPLFFMPHPLHEISDEPLTDYGCGDTTCFNPLPGFHFGACGMTPVHRSLKRTVYSDVAVVLAVIFLEGSCTYTLKGETGASFAMEKNMFIVGRWYGQDIEVILPPQKGCSLVGFVTQESALEEYFGRGMSCDVHNSLRKVMKEKPGGMNTASGIARPDVIATARSILDIQREGLSDLLRFRCTVLDLFAKLFHNMAEVGAHPAVLLCESDRHRMAELKSAIEKDFSSVRSVADLCAGIGMSLSKANKAFKALYAISIAQYIQQCKMSYAYSVLVQRQLNVSECTFAVGYSNASHFITAFKKHFGITPKAVSRLRTKGRT; encoded by the coding sequence GTGGGCATTGACCTGGCATCTGGAAAGCGTGAGGCGTTTTCGAATTTTCCGTTATTTTTCATGCCGCATCCCTTGCATGAAATTTCTGATGAGCCTCTGACGGATTATGGGTGTGGGGACACAACGTGCTTCAACCCGTTGCCAGGATTTCATTTCGGAGCCTGCGGGATGACCCCTGTGCACAGATCTCTGAAAAGGACTGTCTATAGCGACGTTGCTGTTGTTCTTGCCGTCATTTTTCTTGAGGGTTCCTGCACATATACACTGAAAGGGGAGACCGGGGCTTCTTTCGCGATGGAGAAGAACATGTTCATCGTGGGGAGGTGGTACGGGCAGGATATTGAAGTGATCTTGCCGCCCCAGAAGGGTTGCAGCCTCGTCGGATTCGTGACGCAGGAGTCAGCGCTGGAGGAGTACTTCGGACGTGGGATGAGTTGTGATGTGCACAACAGCCTGCGCAAGGTCATGAAGGAAAAGCCCGGAGGCATGAATACCGCTTCCGGTATAGCAAGGCCGGATGTGATCGCGACCGCCAGATCCATACTGGATATACAAAGAGAGGGCTTGAGCGACCTGCTTCGGTTTCGCTGCACGGTCCTTGATCTGTTTGCCAAGCTATTTCACAACATGGCCGAGGTCGGGGCTCATCCTGCCGTCTTGCTGTGTGAGTCGGACAGGCATCGCATGGCAGAACTCAAGTCGGCCATCGAGAAGGATTTCAGCTCCGTCCGTTCCGTGGCTGATCTCTGCGCCGGGATCGGAATGAGCCTGTCAAAGGCGAACAAGGCTTTCAAGGCTCTCTATGCCATCTCGATAGCCCAGTACATTCAGCAGTGCAAGATGTCATATGCCTACTCGGTGCTGGTGCAGCGGCAACTCAACGTGAGCGAATGCACCTTCGCAGTGGGCTATTCCAATGCCAGTCATTTCATCACAGCGTTCAAAAAACATTTTGGGATAACCCCTAAAGCCGTTTCACGCCTGAGAACCAAGGGGCGCACCTGA
- a CDS encoding ABC transporter permease, with the protein MRASFPRQAGEPASLRPPSGAAGMRFGLRAALRILKIQPLRTLLAMLGVFLGALLLVGITHVLGAISLSMEAQARSLGSHIATITPERPSFSRREDVRFVSGTESAGDAALAGQDDRYAPLDPAATLTPDDLEVVMTEIPYFTAGVPFIVSEGWISHGGEASGCTIMGVTPDYPGLHAITPAHGRFFDDEEERLASLVCVLGDALARRIFGDPAAALDAHVRIHRSAVRVLGIMAPRGADSGGANMDEVVFVPVRTAMQRFSTQDHVSGLFLEMRSREAIPVLSRSIEALLRQRHRLTRDARNDFSMSFAGQVDEMVTNATELMTTLGLIGAGISFFVGSLGIFSIMILMVHARKTEIGIRRAVGAPKRLILLQFLFEAGLMAGAGGALGVVAALALTQAVAALGLLPGYLNIPLAVGVCLLSLICGLLAGGYPAWKAARLEVLAALRE; encoded by the coding sequence ATGAGGGCCTCCTTCCCCCGGCAGGCAGGCGAACCGGCATCCCTGCGCCCGCCGTCCGGGGCAGCTGGCATGCGCTTTGGTCTGCGGGCCGCCTTGCGCATTCTCAAGATCCAGCCGCTGCGCACCCTGCTCGCGATGCTGGGGGTTTTCCTGGGGGCCCTGCTCCTGGTTGGCATCACGCACGTCCTGGGCGCCATCTCCCTGAGCATGGAAGCGCAGGCGCGCAGCCTGGGTTCCCACATCGCCACGATCACGCCGGAGCGGCCCTCCTTCAGCCGCCGGGAGGATGTCCGGTTTGTCAGCGGGACAGAATCCGCTGGCGACGCGGCCCTGGCAGGGCAAGACGATAGATACGCTCCCCTTGACCCTGCCGCCACGCTGACGCCGGACGACCTTGAGGTTGTCATGACCGAGATCCCGTATTTCACGGCGGGCGTGCCCTTCATCGTCTCCGAGGGCTGGATTTCACACGGCGGCGAAGCCAGCGGCTGCACCATCATGGGCGTGACCCCGGACTATCCCGGTCTGCATGCCATAACCCCGGCCCATGGCCGATTTTTCGATGACGAGGAGGAGAGGCTTGCGTCCCTTGTCTGCGTCCTTGGCGACGCCCTTGCCCGGCGCATCTTCGGAGACCCGGCCGCAGCGCTGGATGCCCATGTCCGAATACACCGCAGCGCGGTCCGCGTGCTCGGCATCATGGCTCCGAGGGGGGCGGACAGCGGGGGTGCCAACATGGACGAGGTGGTCTTTGTTCCGGTGCGCACCGCCATGCAGCGTTTTTCCACTCAGGACCATGTCAGCGGGCTCTTCCTTGAGATGCGAAGCAGGGAGGCAATTCCCGTACTCAGCCGATCCATTGAGGCGCTCCTGCGGCAACGGCACCGTCTGACGCGCGATGCCCGCAACGACTTCAGCATGAGCTTTGCCGGACAGGTGGATGAAATGGTGACCAACGCCACGGAACTGATGACCACCCTGGGTCTCATCGGGGCGGGCATTTCCTTCTTTGTGGGGTCGCTTGGGATTTTCTCCATCATGATCCTGATGGTACATGCCCGGAAAACCGAAATAGGCATCCGCCGCGCGGTTGGCGCTCCCAAGCGGCTCATCCTGCTGCAATTCCTCTTCGAAGCCGGGCTCATGGCCGGGGCGGGCGGAGCACTGGGGGTAGTCGCGGCCCTGGCCCTGACCCAGGCGGTGGCTGCCCTGGGTCTGCTTCCGGGATACCTGAACATCCCCCTTGCCGTCGGCGTCTGCCTGCTCTCCCTGATCTGCGGCCTGCTGGCCGGAGGCTATCCCGCCTGGAAGGCCGCCAGGCTGGAGGTTCTCGCAGCCTTGAGAGAATAA